In a genomic window of Helianthus annuus cultivar XRQ/B chromosome 10, HanXRQr2.0-SUNRISE, whole genome shotgun sequence:
- the LOC110885189 gene encoding uncharacterized protein LOC110885189, with protein sequence MEEKGNERWSAAIANLSDISNDLHSLHNILNSKAVYVDQDSFNKASLTSDQARTIKVLEQRVETLERELDAAISAAARARTEKRQAEAGQKAAELRAQEITKELENTTKVFELHMEELRAKQDEIAKRDNEIKLLEAIIQTLGGKDSDS encoded by the exons ATGGAGGAGAAAGGAAACGAGAGATGGAGCGCTGCGATCGCTAATCTCTCCGATATATCAAACGATCTTCATTCTCTCCACAACATCCTCAACTCCAAAGCTGTATACGTCGATCAAGATTCTTTCAACAAAGCCTCTTTAACCTCCGATCAAGCCCGTACTATCAAG GTTCTTGAGCAAAGGGTAGAGACTTTAGAAAGGGAGCTGGATGCTGCAATTTCAGCTGCAGCCCGTGCTCGTACTGAAAAAAGGCAGGCCGAAGCAGGACAAAAGGCTGCTGAGTTACGAGCTCAGGAAATCACAAAGGAGCTGGAGAACACCACAA AAGTGTTtgaactgcacatggaagaattACGAGCAAAGCAAGACGAGATTGCGAAACGAGATAACGAGATTAAACTTCTAGAAGCTATAATTCAGACACTTGGAGGGAAAGATTCAGATTCTTAG